The Candidatus Eremiobacteraceae bacterium genome includes a region encoding these proteins:
- a CDS encoding DUF3302 domain-containing protein, with the protein MGFKVDGWDFITFAVLFLLAVIFLVSLVFILGLPGRIAIARKHPDADAVNLMGWLGFLAVVPWIQAFMWAFKPTDVVDIRYLPEQEQRNIRDMIAKLKGEPAPPTSDSTKPPTHPNDEPGA; encoded by the coding sequence ATGGGTTTTAAAGTAGACGGCTGGGATTTCATCACATTTGCAGTGCTGTTCTTATTGGCTGTCATCTTTTTGGTATCGCTCGTTTTCATTCTCGGCTTACCAGGACGAATCGCGATCGCGCGCAAGCATCCCGATGCGGATGCGGTCAACCTCATGGGATGGCTCGGTTTTCTGGCGGTCGTTCCATGGATTCAAGCGTTCATGTGGGCGTTTAAGCCGACTGACGTCGTCGACATCCGCTACCTGCCCGAGCAGGAGCAGCGCAACATCCGCGACATGATCGCCAAGCTGAAGGGAGAGCCCGCTCCGCCAACGTCCGACTCGACGAAACCGCCGACGCATCCGAACGACGAGCCGGGGGCATAG